The Gambusia affinis linkage group LG11, SWU_Gaff_1.0, whole genome shotgun sequence genome contains a region encoding:
- the LOC122839454 gene encoding trace amine-associated receptor 13c-like — MLTVEENELCYPHLNSSCLKATHPPSLSILIYVALSLIALFTVIFNLLVIISVCHFKRLHSPTNILLLSLAVSDCLVGFLISFQIELADGCWYLGDIMCALYFVSDYVITSASVGTMVLISVDRYVAICHPLHYSSKVTAERAKICAVICWISSLLFHSFVLRSNLQKPGRYNSCSGECVVSVDYVGGILDLLLSFVGPVTVIIILYVRVFVVVVSQAQAMQSHVAAVSVSVTAKKSEIKAALILGVVVVVFLICTFPYYCVTLIAEDAGVSASSVIFLLFYFNSTLNPLIYALFYPWFRKSVKLILTLQILKTGSSNTNVV, encoded by the exons atgctaACTGTTGAAGAAAATGAACTGTGTTATCCACATCTCAACTCATCCTGCTTGAAGGCCACACATCCTCCCTCTCTGTCCATTCTTATTTATGTTGCACTATCCTTGATCGCTctttttactgtgatttttaaCTTACTGGTCATCATTTCTGTCTGCCActttaa GAGGCTCCACAGCCCCACCAACATCCTGCTGCTCTCTCTGGCTGTGTCAGACTGCCTGGTGGGATTCCTCATTTCATTCCAGATAGAGCTGGCCGATGGCTGCTGGTATCTTGGAGACATCATGTGTGCCCTCTACTTTGTTTCAGACTATGTTATTACATCCGCCTCAGTGGGAACCATGGTGCTTATTTCTGTTGACCGTTATGTGGCCATCTGTCACCCACTGCATTACTCCAGTAAAGTAACAGCAGAGAGAGCAAAAATTTGTGCTGTCATTTGTtggatttcttctcttttgtttcaCAGCTTCGTGCTGAGAAGTAACCTGCAAAAACCAGGCAGATACAACTCCTGTTCTGGAGAATGTGTAGTCAGTGTTGATTATGTTGGAGGAATTCTTGACCTCCTGCTGTCCTTCGTCGGTCCTGTCACTGTGATCATTATTCTGTATGTGAGAGTGTTTGTAGTGGTTGTGTCTCAGGCTCAAGCCATGCAGTCTCACGTTGCAGCGGTTTCTGTGAGCGTCACAGCTAAGAAATCTGAAATCAAGGCAGCTCTTATCCTTGGTGTTGTCGTAGTTGTGTTTCTAATATGCACCTTCCCATATTACTGTGTCACACTCATCGCTGAGGATGCTGGGGTCAGTGCTTCATCTGTAATCttcctcctgttttattttaattccaccCTGAACCCTCTGATCTACGCCCTGTTTTATCCCTGGTTTAGGAAATCAGTTAAACTGATTCTTACACTGCAGATCCTGAAAACTGGTTCCTCCAACACTAATGTGGTTTGA
- the LOC122839455 gene encoding trace amine-associated receptor 13c-like, whose translation MLTVEENELCYPHLNSSCLKATHPPSLSILIYVALSLIALFTVIFNLLVIISVCHFKRLHSPTNILLLSLAVSDCLVGFLISFQIELADGCWYLGDIMCALYFVSDYVITSASIGTMVLISVDRYVAICHPLHYSSKVTAERAKICAVICWISSLLFQSFVLRSNLQKPGRYISCSGECVVSVDYVGGILDLLLSFVGPVTVIIILYVRVFVVVVSQARAMQSHVAAVSVSVTAKKSEIKAAVVLGVVVVVFLICTFPYFCVTLIAEDAGVSASSVIFLLFYFNSTLNPLIYALFYPWFRKSVKLILTLQILKTGSSNTNVV comes from the exons atgctaACTGTTGAAGAAAATGAACTGTGTTATCCACATCTCAACTCATCCTGCTTGAAGGCCACACATCCTCCCTCTCTGTCCATTCTTATTTATGTTGCACTATCCTTGATCGCTctttttactgtgatttttaaCTTACTGGTCATCATTTCTGTCTGCCActttaa GAGGCTCCACAGCCCCACCAACATCCTGCTGCTCTCTCTGGCTGTCTCAGACTGCCTGGTGGGATTCCTCATTTCATTCCAGATAGAGCTGGCCGATGGCTGCTGGTATCTTGGAGACATCATGTGTGCCCTCTACTTTGTTTCAGACTATGTTATTACATCCGCCTCAATAGGAACCATGGTGCTTATTTCTGTTGACCGTTATGTGGCCATCTGTCACCCACTGCATTACTCCAGTAAAGTAACAGCAGAGAGAGCAAAAATTTGTGCTGTCATTTGTtggatttcttctcttttgtttcaGAGCTTCGTGCTGAGAAGTAACCTGCAAAAACCAGGCAGATACATCTCCTGTTCTGGAGAATGTGTAGTCAGTGTTGATTATGTTGGAGGAATTCTTGACCTCCTGCTGTCCTTCGTCGGTCCTGTCACTGTGATCATTATTCTGTATGTGAGAGTGTTTGTAGTGGTTGTGTCTCAGGCTCGAGCCATGCAGTCTCACGTTGCAGCGGTTTCTGTGAGCGTCACAGCTAAGAAATCTGAAATCAAGGCAGCTGTTGTCCTTGGTGTTGTCGTAGTTGTGTTTCTAATATGCACCTTCCCATATTTCTGTGTCACACTCATAGCTGAGGATGCTGGGGTCAGTGCTTCATCTGTAATCttcctcctgttttattttaattccaccCTGAACCCTCTGATCTACGCCCTGTTTTATCCCTGGTTTAGGAAATCAGTTAAACTGATTCTTACACTGCAGATCCTGAAAACTGGTTCCTCCAACACTAATGTGGTTTGA
- the LOC122839456 gene encoding trace amine-associated receptor 13c-like: MKIVDEAELCFPQLLNTSCRKTMLSPSVSLVFHLILSSISLLTVFSNLLVIISIYHFKRLHSPTNILLLSLAVSDCLVGFLISFQIVLIDGCWYLGDIMCAIYFILDYIITTSSIGTMVLISIDRYVAICYPLHYFSKVTTERAKMCVSVFWMCSILYHCVLLRDNLQHPGRYKSCSGECLVFLDYIGGIFDLLSSFICPVTVIIILYVRVFVVVVSQARAMQSHVAAVSVQGSVKITAKKSEMKAAITLGVVVVVFLMCTCPYFCVSLIAEDAAVSASSVAFLLFYFNSTLNPLIYALFYPWFRKSIKLILTLQILKPESRNIIMM; encoded by the exons ATGAAAATTGTTGATGAAGCTGAACTTTGCTTTCCCCAACTGCTCAATACATCCTGCAGAAAGACTATGCTGTCTCCCTCTGTATCCTTGGTTTTTCACTTAATATTGTCTTCCATCTCTCTACTTACTGTATTTTCTAACCTGCTGGTCATCATCTCTATATATCACTTCaa GAGGCTCCACAGCCCCACCAACATCCTGCTGCTCTCTCTGGCTGTGTCAGACTGCCTGGTGGGATTCCTCATTTCATTCCAGATAGTGCTGATAGATGGCTGCTGGTATCTTGGAGACATCATGTGTGccatttactttattttggatTATATTATCACTACTTCCTCAATAGGAACCATGGTGCTCATATCCATTGATCGTTATGTGGCCATCTGTTACCCCCTACACTACTTCAGCAAAGTCACCACTGAACGAGCCAAgatgtgtgtttcagtgttttggaTGTGTTCCATTCTTTATCATTGTGTTCTGTTGAGGGACAATCTGCAACACCCAGGCAGATATAAATCCTGTTCTGGAGAATGTCTAgtttttttagattatattGGGGGAATTTTTGACCTTTTGTCATCCTTTATTTGTCCTGTCACTGTGATCATTATTCTGTATGTGAGAGTGTTTGTAGTGGTTGTGTCTCAGGCTCGAGCCATGCAGTCTCACGTTGCAGCGGTCTCAGTCCAGGGATCAGTGAAAATCACAgctaaaaaatctgaaatgaaggcAGCCATAACACTTGGGGTTGTTGTAGTTGTGTTTCTAATGTGCACCTGCccatatttctgtgtttcactGATTGCAGAAGATGCAGCAGTCAGTGCTTCATCCGTGGctttccttctgttttattttaattccaccCTGAACCCTCTGATCTACGCCCTGTTTTATCCCTGGTTTAGGAAATCAATTAAACTGATTCTTACATTGCAAATATTGAAGCCAGAGTCGCGTAACATCATCATGATGTAA
- the LOC122839457 gene encoding trace amine-associated receptor 13c-like, which yields MKIVDEAELCFPQLLNTSCRKTMLSPSVSLVFHLILSSISLLTVFSNLLVIISIYHFKRLHSPTNILLLSLAVSDCLVGFLISFQIVLIDGCWYFGDIMCALCIILDYIITTSSIGTMVLISIDRYVAICYPLHYFSKVTTERAKMCVSVFWMCSILYHCVLLRDNLQHPGRYNSCSGECVVFLDYIGGIFDLLSSFICPVTVIIILYVRVFVVVVSQVRAMQSHVAAVSVQGSVKITAKKSEMKAAITLGVVVVVFLMCTCPYFCVSLIAEDAAVSASSATFILFYFNSTLNPLIYALFYPWFRKSIKLILTLQILKPESRDAIMM from the exons ATGAAAATTGTTGATGAAGCTGAACTTTGCTTTCCCCAACTGCTCAATACATCCTGCAGAAAGACTATGCTGTCTCCCTCTGTATCCTTGGTTTTTCACTTAATATTGTCTTCCATCTCTCTACTTACTGTATTTTCTAACCTGCTGGTCATCATCTCTATATATCACTTCaa GAGGCTCCACAGCCCCACCAACATCCTGCTGCTCTCTCTGGCTGTCTCAGACTGCCTGGTGGGATTCCTCATTTCATTCCAGATAGTGCTGATAGATGGCTGCTGGTATTTTGGAGACATCATGTGTGCCCTCTGTATTATTTTGGATTATATTATCACTACTTCCTCAATAGGAACCATGGTGCTTATATCCATTGATCGTTATGTGGCCATCTGTTACCCCCTACACTACTTCAGCAAAGTCACCACTGAACGAGCCAAgatgtgtgtttcagtgttttggaTGTGTTCCATTCTTTATCACTGTGTTTTGTTAAGGGACAATCTGCAACACCCAGGCAGATATAATTCCTGTTCTGgagaatgtgttgtttttctagATTATATTGGGGGAATTTTTGACCTTTTGTCATCCTTTATTTGTCCTGTCACTGTGATCATTATTCTGTATGTGAGAGTGTTTGTAGTGGTTGTGTCTCAGGTTCGAGCCATGCAGTCTCACGTTGCAGCGGTCTCAGTCCAGGGCTCAGTGAAGATCACAGctaagaaatctgaaatgaaggCAGCCATAACACTTGGGGTTGTTGTAGTTGTGTTTCTAATGTGCACCTGCCCATATTTCTGTGTTTCGCTGATTGCAGAAGATGCAGCAGTCAGTGCTTCATCGGCaacctttattctgttttattttaattccaccCTGAACCCTCTGATCTACGCCCTGTTTTATCCCTGGTTTAGGAAATCAATTAAATTGATTCTTACACTGCAAATATTGAAGCCAGAGTCGCGTGATGCCATCATGATGTAA